The Deltaproteobacteria bacterium genomic interval CAACCGGTGGAAAACAATAATTTTGGCAAGATCATCGAGGTTATCGACACCCTGACCGGCCCTGGCGGCTGCCCCTGGGACAAGGAGCAAACCCCGCGTTCCATGTGCGACTATCTCATCGAGGAATGCTTCGAACTGGTCGAGGCCATCCGCCAGGATGACCCGGCCGAAGTGGCCGAGGAATTGGGCGATGTTCTTTTTCTTTTACTGTTCATCGCCCGCCATTTCGACCGCCAACTGCCCGGTTTTCTGGACAGCGCCCTGACCGGCAACGTGGCCAAGATGATCCGCCGCCACCCGCATGTCTACGGGGAACAGGCCGCCAGCGTGGCCGAGGTGGTCAAGAACTGGGAGCAGATCAAAAAGCAGGAAAAGGCTGAAAAAGACAAGGACCCCGGCGTTTTCGCGTCCCTGCCGGCCAGCCTGCCGCCGCTTTTGCGGGCCTACCGCATCAATTCCAAATCCGCCCGCGTGGGATTCACCTGGCCCACGGATCAGGATCAGGAACAAAAACTGGACGAGGAATGGCGGGAACTGCAAGCCGCCCTGGACAGTGGCGATCCGGCGGCGATGGAGGAAGAGTTCGGGGATTATCTGTTTACGCTGGTGGAATACGGCCGTCGACGGGGCATCAAGGCTAACTCCGCCCTGGCCGTGGCCAATGCCAAATTCCTGAGCCGGTTCGAAAAGGTGGAAAAACTGGCCAGGGAGCGCGGCCTGGAACTGGACCGACTCTCCCTGGCCGAAATGGACGCCCTCTGGGACGAAATCAAGACCGCTTCGCTGAAATAACCGCCATAATCCGCTCCAGCACGCCGCCCACGTCGGTGGCCCCCGTGTCGATGATCACCGCGTCCTCGGCGGGCTTGAGCGGCGCCACGGCCCGATTCCGATCCTGATCGTCGCGGATGCGGATCTGGGCCTGAATCCGCTCCAAATCCTCCTCCATTGCCATGCCCCGCAGTTGCTCGTAGCGGCGCTTGGCACGGACCTCGATGGATGCATCCAAAAAAAACTTGAACGGCGCGTCAGGAAAAATGACGCTGCCCATGTCCCGACCCTCGGCCACCAAGGGCGTTGTTCGTCCGATGGCTTGCTGATTGCGGCGCAGAAAATCCCGCACCACCGGAATGCGGCCCATGTGCGAGGCCCACAGGCCGACCTGTTCGGTGCGGATCTCGGGTGCGAGAGGACAGCCGTTCAGCAACAACTCCGAGGACGGCCCAGCCCCTTCCAGATCGAAATCCAGGCGATTGAGCCGTGGCACAAGTTTGTCCACGGGCATTTCCCAGGCCCCTTCGCCAAAGGCGTAGGCCACGGACCGAAACATGGCTCCGGTGTCCAGATAGGCGATGCCCAGGCGTTCGGCCAGGGCCCTGGCCACGGTGGTCTTGCCGACGCCGGCCGGGCCATCAAGAGTGACGATGGTGATGTCCACGCAATACCTCCGCGATCTTGGTCAAGAATTCACGATTTTCTTCCGGACTGCCAATGCTGACGCGCAATTTATCCGGCATGCCGTAACTCTTCAACGGCCGGATGATGATTCCCTTGGCCAGGAGCGCTTCGAACAGCGTCCAGGCATCCATGGGCGGCGTGAACATGAGAAAATTGGCCTGGGACGGCATGACGTCACAGCCCAGGGCGGTCAATTCCCGACTCAGGAAGTCCCGGCCCTCGCGCACGACGCGCAAGGTTTCGGCCAAAAACACCTCGTCATCCAGGGCGGCCAAACCAGCCTGCTCGGCCAGGATGTTCACGCTGAACGGCAGTTTGACCCGCAACAGCAGATC includes:
- a CDS encoding nucleoside triphosphate pyrophosphohydrolase, with translation MENNNFGKIIEVIDTLTGPGGCPWDKEQTPRSMCDYLIEECFELVEAIRQDDPAEVAEELGDVLFLLLFIARHFDRQLPGFLDSALTGNVAKMIRRHPHVYGEQAASVAEVVKNWEQIKKQEKAEKDKDPGVFASLPASLPPLLRAYRINSKSARVGFTWPTDQDQEQKLDEEWRELQAALDSGDPAAMEEEFGDYLFTLVEYGRRRGIKANSALAVANAKFLSRFEKVEKLARERGLELDRLSLAEMDALWDEIKTASLK
- a CDS encoding (d)CMP kinase, coding for MDITIVTLDGPAGVGKTTVARALAERLGIAYLDTGAMFRSVAYAFGEGAWEMPVDKLVPRLNRLDFDLEGAGPSSELLLNGCPLAPEIRTEQVGLWASHMGRIPVVRDFLRRNQQAIGRTTPLVAEGRDMGSVIFPDAPFKFFLDASIEVRAKRRYEQLRGMAMEEDLERIQAQIRIRDDQDRNRAVAPLKPAEDAVIIDTGATDVGGVLERIMAVISAKRS